The following DNA comes from Longimicrobium sp..
CCAGCATGATGCGCGACATCTCGCCGCCGGATGCGACGAAGGAGAGCGGCCTGGGATCGAAGCCCTTGTTGAGCGACACGCGGAACTCGACGTCCTCCGCCCCGTGCGCGCCCGGCACCGCGAGCGGCACCCGCACCGCCGCGAAGACGCCGCCCGCCATCCCCAGCTCCGGGAGCACGGAGGTGACCTCGCGCGACAGCTTCTTGACCGCCTTTTCACGGCGCGCGGTCAGGTCGGCCGCGGCGGCATCTCGTGCCTCGCGGGCGGCGAGCAGGCGCTTGTTGAGCGCGGCGGCCTCGAAGCCGGCGCCATCCACCAGGTCCAGCTCGGCGCGCGCCTGGCGGCCGATCTCCACGATCTCCTCCAGCGTGCCGCCGTACTTGGAGCGGAGGCGGAAGAGCAGGTCCTGCCGGCGCCGGATCTCGTCCAGGCGCGCGGGATCGTGCTCGATGTTGGCGGCGTAGCGCTCCATGCGGTCGCCCAGCTCCTGGAGCGCGTAGTATGCGCTGTCGTACAGCTCCTGGAGCTCCGCCTGGGACGGATCGATGCGGACGAGCGAGTCCAGCGCGCGGCGGATGCTCCCCAGCCCCCCGACCAGCGCCTCGTCCGCGCCGATCAGCGCCTCGTACAGCCCGCCCGAGAGCGCGGTCAGCTCCTCGGAGTGGGTGAGGCGGCGCGCCTCGTCCTCCAGCTCCTCTTCCTCACTCGGGCGAAGGGCGGCCTTTTCGATCTCGTCTGCCTGGAAGCGCAGGTAGTCGGCGCGCTGCATGGCCTCGCGGCGGCGGGTCTCCAGCGAATCCAGCTCGCGCTCCAGCCCCAGGACGGCAGCGTGGGCGGCGCGCATCTTCTCCACCGCATCCGCGTTGCCGGCGTAGGCATCCAGGATGGCGCGCTGCTCGTCGCGGCGAAGGAGCGTCTGGTGCTCGTGCTGGCCGTGGAGGTCCACCAGGAGCCGCCCCAGCTCGCCCAGCACGGAGACGGTGGTCGGCGAGCCGTTGACCCAGGCGCGGCTGCGTCCCTCGGCCACCACCTCGCGCTTGAGGACGAGCGTCCCCTCCTCCGCCTCGAAGCCGCGCTCGTCGAGCATGCGCTCCACGTCCTCGCGCCCGGCCACGTCGAACACGCCCTCCACGGACGCGCGCTCCTCGCCGTGCCGCACGACGTCCGCGGAGGCGCGCTCGCCCAGGAGCAGGCCCAGCGCGCCCACGATGATCGACTTGCCCGCGCCCGTCTCGCCGGTGAGCACGTTGAGGCCCGGCCCCAGCCGTACGCTGAGCCGGTCGATCAGGGCAAAGTTGCGGATTCGCAGCTCGGAAAGCATGCGCGAAGATACCCCGAAAGGTGGACACGGTTCGCGACCGCTACGAATACGCCAGGAGCATCCCCTTCCAGGAGCGATTGAATCCGCCGCTGGAACCTACAATGCCCGGCTCCGCGGACTGCCCCCCATGTCATCCTGAGGAAGCCGCCGGCACGAATCCCAGCGCCGCACGCCATATTCTCTGCGGCGACCGAAGGATCTAGCCGGCGCGGCAAGAGGACGGCGTGTAAACCGCGAGCCCCTCGTCACGTG
Coding sequences within:
- the recN gene encoding DNA repair protein RecN; the protein is MLSELRIRNFALIDRLSVRLGPGLNVLTGETGAGKSIIVGALGLLLGERASADVVRHGEERASVEGVFDVAGREDVERMLDERGFEAEEGTLVLKREVVAEGRSRAWVNGSPTTVSVLGELGRLLVDLHGQHEHQTLLRRDEQRAILDAYAGNADAVEKMRAAHAAVLGLERELDSLETRRREAMQRADYLRFQADEIEKAALRPSEEEELEDEARRLTHSEELTALSGGLYEALIGADEALVGGLGSIRRALDSLVRIDPSQAELQELYDSAYYALQELGDRMERYAANIEHDPARLDEIRRRQDLLFRLRSKYGGTLEEIVEIGRQARAELDLVDGAGFEAAALNKRLLAAREARDAAAADLTARREKAVKKLSREVTSVLPELGMAGGVFAAVRVPLAVPGAHGAEDVEFRVSLNKGFDPRPLSFVASGGEMSRIMLALKTILARLDSVPTLIFDEVDAGIGGRVGLQVGDKMREVAGSHQVFAITHLPQIASRAHLHLLVSKLERDGRTTTEITALESAGRVSEIARMLGGDPESEKSLEHARELLERGVGVG